The following coding sequences are from one Syngnathus acus chromosome 14, fSynAcu1.2, whole genome shotgun sequence window:
- the LOC119133662 gene encoding cysteine-rich and transmembrane domain-containing protein 1-like, which yields MSADHPPPYAPPPPAQGFGSLAAAAPYQAAPSSYYQGPQEYLTPPGYPNPFYVGPQGWDAPKTYGGPPKHTVYVVDQNEGAAHVGRGGGGALRSLLSACSTLLCCCCLCDLLTRRL from the exons ATGAGCGCTGACCACCCCCCCCCGTATGCCCCGCCTCCACCAGCGCAAG GCTTTGGAAGCTTGGCGGCCGCCGCGCCCTACCAG GCGGCGCCCTCTTCCTACTACCAGGGCCCACAGGAGTACCTGACCCCGCCCGGCTACCCCAACCCCTTCTACGTCGGCCCCCAAGGCTGGGATGCTCCCAAGACCTACGGGGGGCCGCCCAAACACACGG TGTATGTGGTGGACCAGAACGAGGGTGCGGCCCACGTGGGTCGTGGCGGCGGAGGAGCTTTGAGGTCGCTGTTGTCGGCGTGCTCCACCcttctgtgttgttgttgtctgtgTGACTTACTGACGCGTCGCTTGTAA